The DNA region CTCAGAGAAATGAGGATTTataaaaattactcgaaatcaCAATAACATTTATGCAAAGAGATTTGATTTATGAGCCCTCAAGGGTCCTGTCAAAGTCAGCTGATCCGAAACTGACAGATTCTGTGATCAAAACATAAATTACAAATTACtccaaaaaaaagttaaaaactcCTTGCTAAAAACTACTCAAACAactaatacaaaaaaaaattatccgtATGCATCTATTCAGTTCAATGTAAAATGGCAGAAGCGAATTCAAGTCAGGATTTTAAAGAAACAAAaggttattattatttaataatagaaaaaattccATATTTCAAAAGAAAACGTCGATTTTAGATTTTGATTTGGAGTGTGCAGTTTGTCTTCAAACATGCATTCATCCAGCTCAACTACCCTGCGGTCACATATTTTGTTTCCTTTGCGTGAAAGGAATAGCACTCACAATTAAAAAGTGTGCTCTCTGTAGGCAAAGTATTCCTAGAGATTACGTTGATCACCCCACATTGGTGAAATGGAATGCAGTGTTGGAAAATTTGAAGGATATTGATGGTCAGTACCAGTGGTTTTATGAAGGTCGTAATGGTGAGTTATTATTTTATGTCCAAGGCTCCTTTTATTTAAGTCCTTAATATTCAAGGTTGGTGGCAATATGATGAGAGAGCTAATGGAGAAATTGAACGAGCAtacaaattgaatgaaaaatctctTGAAATTCTAATAGTTGGTCAATTATATGTTGTTGATTTTGATAACAAATGCCAATATCTAAAGACAAACCCTATTAAAAAACGTTATATTCGACGGGAAAAGTTAGAAGACATTGAAGTTAAAGGTGTTGCTGGCCTAGCTAAATCTGCAAAAGTAAAATAATATCtctttttgtttgaatggcatTTATATTATTTGAAGCAGTGACTGCAGAGTTGTACTTATAGAATTAGTAGGCTCTTTGTCTTTGCTTgcaaataatatttttaaattataCATTTTCGTATGACTTTTGTCATATGTTCAATTTTTATagtataattttttaatttccttAAACCACATCTGTTTCTGTTCACCAAATCTTGGAATTAAGGCTGGAAAAAAATTGCCTTAATGAAAGACATTTGGAAAACTTGGTGATTTTTAAATCTTGCCTTTTGCGTTCTTAGACTTCTTAAGTGTATTTTGATTGTCCTGCTGAATTTTTTACAATGCCAATTTTCCATTCTGAAGAGATATCTGCAGTATCTCTACAGTCAAGGGCACGCATTTTTTGTTAATTCTCTCAACCCAATAGTTTTTTAATTGGTTTAGTCACTTACCCTCATCTAACTGCTGTTTActaaattttataaaatatctTGTACCATATAAGCAGGCCATTTGATTGATTATATTCAATGATTAATATATTCAAATGATCTCATGTGAGTTATTGTATATGTTGTTTAGTGATATTGATGGTCATTATAGAGTAGTGGCAAATATCCCCTGGTGTAATGAAATCTGATATTAATTTCGAAGAACACATTTGAGACCTGCCAATTAGCAAGacgaatattcattttttttttcatgtttgttGCAAAAATTTCTGTGTGTAATCCAAAATCTTGGTGGATAGGTACTTTTCTATTTATTATATATGTTAACTACAAGGTTTAATGCACATTAGTGATTGAGTACTGGAGACCAGCTATACAGAGTTTACATATTTATCTTATTTTCTCAGATTTATGCTTTTTCTTATGCCTAACTGTTTTTATGTCTACTAATTGAATTATTAAActaaattttgcattttttctatGTTGTATTAAATGTTCTAAACATGAACATATTAATGAACCAATCTATATTGGAATTCCGTTTTAAAGCATGTTTGggaaaatttaaatattttaatcAATCTTCAACATCATTTCGAATCAGATATTGTGCATTGGGCCAAATGAggacaaatatttattttaatttataaaataacatTTCGTGACAAAATGATTATTTATCTGTTACTGTTGAAACAATTCATTACAAACTTATAGATCTGAAAATGCGATGTTTTATTGACGGTCATTATCTTTAAATCTgaagaaaaataacaaaaattattgGAGAATATCTCAGAAATATTATGAAGAAGCGTGTTTACTCGAAAAGTCATAATTTCAAATACACcccaaaaatatacatatacaacttatttggaaaaaatttagAAGTAGGGGATTGTCTTACTACTTTACGTTCATGTTCGTAAATCTAGTAGCAATGGAGTAATCCAATATATTATCTAAATCTTAATACGATTTACTTCAGACGCATAGAACCTGGCGAAATTGATATCAACAGATGGTGCGATCTGAATTTAACTAGCCATACGCTCTCAATAATGTTATAATAGGAACACCCTCACTGAAGATGGCTATAGTAGGTGCTGATCACGAATTCGGTCCAATTTGAATTCATCCGAGCAGCACAACTCGTACTGTGATGGAAAACGACACGGAATTGAAGGACTATAATTAAATGCTAGTAGCAAAGAGTATTAACAAGGCAAGATCTGACTCGTGGAATGTGTACCTTGAAGTGCGGGGGGACGTTACGCGCCAAAAAATAAGTGATTCTTATTGTCCGAAACCGCTTAAATAACGGTGCTAGAATCTTTGAAACTGTCCACAACTTGCTATGCCGACAACGCTTATCTTCATTAAGACGATTTATATAAGTGTGTTGAATTTGTTTGACACGGATCTTCATTCATAAGATGAGGTGACCATCTACACATTGAACATTTAATCTTCAAGGAcacttattttttttataacttcGGTAAATGAGATGATCTTATTATGGGTATgatccgtatatacacatttggtaaccgaaagttaccagagcggttactctggtgacagatattgaaccgaattgtcagaaATTCTAATATACGgtccgcccacttactaaccagaagtaaccaaagtgtatatacggaccgcAGCCATTTACTCTATGTATATACATGTAATTTTCAGCTCCGAGTGAGGAGGGGTGACATGATTTCAAAAAACCGCAGAGTGATGAGTTGGgaacattattttttctacaacctttttcccgcacgcatttcaagtcgcAAAGAGTCACCTTCCCGCACTCAAATATTATGCAGGGTTagtcgtaaaaatatttcaacattggattcttgaggtcaaaaaaacatttatttctttcaccatttttttcaaatgggctCGGtatgaaagatacaggctgttaaaaaaccataaaatgtTATTTGTAGTTGTAGTAGTAACACAAGATAtaactcacgtcttccagttttctcattatgaccattacgtactacaataaaaataccaaaaattgaaagaacccaacttctgaaactaagttggatgctatctgataaatatttgaacgttttgtaaaataaaagtattattctATATAGTTTTTCGTGTAATGCGCCCTTCTAGAGTAATTtggtgttcaaaaatgaaaaaaaaaaaatctgtgaaatgtgaaaaattgggtattttggctgaatacaactctgtttaaacgaaccacagatgtgtaggGTCACAGATTTATCTAGATATTGTGAAGATAATTTTGCTTATTAGGAAAGCGTAaaaggctatatcttcttatcagggccgaatcggaaaaaacggtataggaaaaaagtttttttaactcaagattctactgttaaaatatttgtacgaatcaaagactcaccctgtgtacAGTTTGTGTCATATCTCCATGCATCGAACGCCAACGATGAGAAAATCAGGGTAACGACATGCATAATTAATTACGTCTATCTTTATAGAATTAATCAAAATAACTTTGATAAACATATCCATtccattttacaaaacattgtaaaatggatatatttttatatttaaagCGCTTGTAGACAAATATTGTTCCTAAATTTTCCCATCGTTCGGgtaacggcagtttcgtgcgggaaagtatcactttccgcccttgttaggaaaataactattttctataACATTTCTAAGGGTCTAAGGGTATGGTTTGTATATACACACTTTGGTTTATTTCGGTTAGTAAGTGGTAAGTAGtaatatgtcgaattcctgacactTCGGTGCaattatctgtcaccagagtaaccgtactaaccgctctggtaactctcggttaccaaatgtgtatatacggaccatacgctaaGTTCATTCAATCAACTTATTGACAGTTGTAGAATACGCTACTCCTGATTTATTTACACAATTACACACACAACTGAATTTATTTccacaattatttattttcaatcgtTCGTCGATATCTTGTACCAGAGTATCAACTCATTTCTTGTACTGACTGACTCTGTTTCGGTGCGTTGCTTACTTATATTTTTACAGAAATGTTTCTGGAAGATTGCAGATATCCTGTATTCTAGAGTCGTTTGGAATGCTTCTCGTGCATCGTAGTTCATGTGTGAATGAGATGATAGGTCCGACTTAGGTTCGTTACAATTTCCTGAGCTATGCGAAAATCTAAAAGGCAGATATGCAGGTTATTGAGGTTATGCGTTTTCCAGGGGATTATAAACATGGATAAACTTCTTTACTAAATCATTTGTTGTTGCCGTAGAAATCAACGGAACGGCCATTACCTGCTCCTTTTCTTTGGTCTGTGGCGAGAGTGTGGATCAaccaaaattctagaaaaagacaattGCCGGCCAAACGTTGGTTTGTCTTTTTCCTATTTCCCTGAATACGCTCAGCCGCCGCGCCGCTCGAAAACATCGCGATGGCTCTCGGCGTGCCGGATTATTCTCGAACAAGGGCGTATCGATATAAAAGAAACGCAAGGCAGATTGCATCATGGCAGCAGAGACATGCAGGGCAGTTAGTGTTCTGAATAGAGCCGATTGAACCGTGAATTCCGAAGTGCTAAAGTAGTGACTGTGTTAATAAATTAGACTTTCGGAAAGAAGACAATTTGATGAACCCAAAGAACAATATAATACCTAACTTCATTCATCTGGAAGAGCGTTCCATTACCGTTTAATGAGGAGTTTGTGCAGATAATACATCTTGAAATTccattttggatatttttaaAATTACCAGCTTTGTTTataattcaatttgaatttgtCCAAAATATAATcaaccttcgaaaaatcaagTCTGGATGTCTGCCTTTTCGATTTTCATCTAATTGAGGATAATTCTGACCACCAGTCCAACTATCCAACAAGTTACAGATACGAGCAAATGATTCAGCACACCTCtacttttttatatttttgaagctCTGTCAAATGAGAACGCAGAGCTACCATGGTGGCAGACCATTTTTCTTCATACCTACCTTCACATTGTCCTTGAACGAACAATTTTGGTCTGCAACGTGCACATTttcaaatcataaaaaattatactAAGAGGTCTGAATCTCAGCAGCATTGTCTGCCTCTTCTCACCTTCCGTCCAAGTGGCAGACATGGACAAATGATTCAGCGTAGCTTttacatatttcaatattttcgaaacatcGGCATTTAGCAGCCCAAGACATGATATCAGATGTAATCTTTAATGTTTTTCATGGCCCAAatgttaatattaataatttctGTCACACTAAGAAATCAAATTTCAATACCTAACTACTTGATGATACCTACCTTCTAAAatacttttttcgaaaaaatttctcaaCGTACCGTAGATATGTCAAAATTTCCCCCACTTATGGATTAATTAGGGTATTAACTTTCGGGGTCTTGTGATATTTAGGCTGGCCCATAGCGTTTGAATGTCCCCTaatcgttggtgaaaacgaaatCTTTGCTTAGTATCACCTAAATGATCTAAAAATAAAGTATATCGTTAGTGAAAGCAAGCATATCACTCCTAATATTCCAGAGTATATCTCCATAATTCATTTTTCAGGTTGGTGGCAGTACGATGAAAGAACTTCTTTAGATCTTGAAGCAGCTTATAAAGTTGGTCAAGACAAATGTGAATTACTTATTGCGGGATTCATATATATTATTGATTTCCAGTCAATGGTGCAATATAGACAAAATCACTTGTCCCGTAGGAGGCGTATCAAGAGAGATTCATCCACTATTCCTAAAAAGGGTAAGAATATTTATTACAGTGGGCACGTGCCCCCTGTGCCCCCCCCCCTGGATCCGCTACTGGTGgtaagcaaagattatagagttaggtactGTATAATCTTTGGGGTGGTAAGGGGGGTGTATGCAGTAGGTGCAAAAATCTCAATTGTGTTCCAAAGTAAGATGCAACGAAAATAAAATCTTCTTAAAATGACTGCAAATTCATCattataaaatatgattttattaTTGCGAGATTATAGGCACTGCCTAAACCTAAAAgcctaaaaataataattcaattcCAAAAGTTACTCCAGAAGAAGCtataatcgatttcaagcgaataacctggtcatcattggtaattaccaacaataaccaactgcattcaagcgcttttggtcattattggttataatatcgtgacgtcatgacctagcccttcaacgtcatcattttggaccgcagataaccggagataaccatactcgagagctgggttaaacttctggttattgaagtgaggttagaaGTTGTGAAGGGACATAACCAAGGGCAAAACCAACAATAACCGTGGTTATTACGGGTTATTCGCTCGAAATCGATTTATGTTGCTCTGACTAGGTCAAAGCAGCTCATTCAGATTCacctgtcgatattcatatcggcgggtggtatgtatctgaattaatttttattatgtatctgaatattcttaatagataataataataataactagatgacccggcaaacgttgttttgccatataaataatttccatgttgtatcataaaaaaatagaaatcaaaaattttgtctaaaaaataaaaaaaaaatttaggggtggactacccctaacatttagggggatgaaaaatagatgttggccgattctcatagatagctgacccggcaaacgttgttttgccatataaataatttcctaatgattaaattactaaaatggctattaaaaaataagggttgatcgtagaagggtgaaaattgaggattgtatgtatttttgtatgttgtatcataaaaaatagaaattaaaaattttgtctaaaaaatacaaaaaaaaatttaggggtggactagcCCTAACATTTAGgaggatgaaaaatagatgttggccgattctcatagatagctgacccggcaaacgttgttttgccatataaataatttccatgttgtatcataaaaaaatagaaattaaaaattttgtctaaaaaataaaaaaaaaatttaggggtggactacccctaacatttagggggatgaaaaatagatgttggccgattctcatagatagctgacccggcaaacgttgttttgccatataaataatttcctaatgattaaattactaaaatggctattaaaaaataagggttgatcgtagaagggtgaaaattgaggattgtatgtatttttgtatgttgtatcataaaaaaatagaaattaaaaattttgtctaaaaaatacaaaaaaaaattttggggtggactacccctaacatttagggggatgaaaaatagatgttggccgattctcatagataccggataagcacaaaaaatttcatcaaaatcggtcaagccgtttcggaggagtatggtaacgaaaactatgacacgagaattttatatattagattgtTATCTATGAAGGTGCGCTGCGCACTAGTGAATGCACCGTCTCCCAGCTGGCAGAGGTGTCGTTTTCTATTCGAGTCTGTCCAAGAAATCATTATATTGAAGAATCAGCCTTCCTAAAATTCTTATTCGTGAATGTTGCTAGCTCTTATACCATTATTTCATTTTCAGGTGTAGCTGGTTTGAAAACCGATAAAAATGAAGATTGTGAACAATTAACTACTTATGAGAAGCAAATACCAATAACACCTTCTAATACACCACAGAGTCCAAACAGTGAGAGTCAGTCTCTAGAGGAAGAAAGTATTCTTGATAGGTTTCGTTTTCTACAGTTGGGAACAACAAATTTATCAGAtgaaagaaataataattcaaatgaGAATATACTTAATAGTAGTAGCCTTTGATTGTATCGATTATTAATTATGTAAATATGTTTATTCCgtccaataaatattttttcataacataaatttttattaatatGAGAGATCTCATACTTATTCCATCAGTTCTCCGGGACCATAAGAAAATGAAATCAAAACAGCAATTTtgttttaagcccgtttgtaacagccgagaattctctaccaaagtttggtaagaaaacggcagagattctttgtatgcaactgaacagagaattctaccgaaagcaAATAGTTTAATTtcttatcaatataaataatttaaaacacagaaaaagtgtctttctgcattcggcgttgttttcccgtccacaaaaacaccgTTAATTTGATGAATTCTGCACAAAACAACGTGAATTGCAGATAAAGatagtttcttttaccgataaaaatataaccgccaccgagaatatttcttatGGGGAGAAAattcgagaataccgaatttttggatgcaattttggTCACGCATGTTCACATGTTGAAAAGTTAACAAATAGGTCCGCACCACCGGACGTCATTCAATCATTATTCTAGCCATTCTTGATTCGGTagtcattttttatattgattcttGATTTGGCAATCGTTGATAGCTTCTTTAACTTCAGATAGACTTATTTCCTTGTTCTTTTGATTTGTTTTATTTGCTTTCAATtagtggtgtgaccgtacctgAGCAAACCGTAAGTCTTTtattgataccgcatacttggT from Coccinella septempunctata chromosome 1, icCocSept1.1, whole genome shotgun sequence includes:
- the LOC123318657 gene encoding E3 ubiquitin-protein ligase rnf146, giving the protein MAEANSSQDFKETKDFDLECAVCLQTCIHPAQLPCGHIFCFLCVKGIALTIKKCALCRQSIPRDYVDHPTLVKWNAVLENLKDIDGQYQWFYEGRNGWWQYDERTSLDLEAAYKVGQDKCELLIAGFIYIIDFQSMVQYRQNHLSRRRRIKRDSSTIPKKGVAGLKTDKNEDCEQLTTYEKQIPITPSNTPQSPNSESQSLEEESILDRFRFLQLGTTNLSDERNNNSNENILNSSSL